The Candidatus Wallbacteria bacterium genome includes a window with the following:
- a CDS encoding zinc ribbon domain-containing protein, translating into MSTEISDFEVNNLLRREMVTRRMDTGRVRFGCNGGSVTIAGVLHFTGADISPQEVPKFLYQLEQAVKGIRGVKNVKMDFEGWEKNQAGKWQASIASWKDADNKKNDDSPSISAPTNVYAPLQEPSTLDSVSPKSCPQCGFYHLKGYNFCENCGLRVKIKPAKTTIKVCPSCKYQTFSMALTSCPSCGIELVHRDLDYFIMRCGGCGNIKNKITNFCPECGKSLVIEAIPDVSDAPIKHEKVVTQDDVREMIKKSEETVVEKPKSETVPQTLKDRIRDLLDQEKAKSISNKGPGGPT; encoded by the coding sequence ATGTCCACTGAAATTTCCGATTTTGAAGTCAACAACCTGCTGCGCCGGGAAATGGTCACCAGGAGGATGGATACCGGTAGGGTCAGATTCGGGTGCAACGGCGGTTCTGTCACGATCGCGGGAGTCCTGCATTTTACCGGCGCAGACATATCTCCCCAGGAAGTACCGAAATTTCTGTACCAGCTGGAACAGGCTGTAAAGGGTATCAGGGGCGTAAAAAACGTGAAAATGGATTTCGAAGGCTGGGAGAAAAATCAGGCCGGCAAATGGCAGGCCAGCATTGCCAGCTGGAAAGATGCAGACAATAAAAAAAATGACGACAGTCCATCGATCTCCGCTCCTACAAATGTCTATGCCCCGCTCCAGGAGCCTTCGACACTGGACAGTGTTTCTCCGAAATCCTGCCCTCAATGCGGATTTTACCATCTGAAGGGTTACAATTTCTGCGAAAACTGCGGACTGCGAGTGAAAATAAAACCTGCCAAGACCACGATCAAAGTCTGCCCAAGCTGTAAATACCAGACCTTCAGCATGGCACTGACTTCATGTCCGAGCTGCGGGATAGAACTGGTCCACCGCGACCTTGATTACTTCATCATGCGTTGCGGGGGGTGCGGAAATATCAAGAATAAAATCACCAACTTCTGCCCTGAATGCGGGAAATCACTCGTGATCGAGGCAATTCCGGATGTATCAGATGCCCCGATCAAGCATGAGAAAGTCGTGACCCAGGACGATGTCCGGGAAATGATCAAGAAATCGGAAGAGACAGTCGTGGAAAAGCCGAAGTCTGAGACTGTTCCCCAGACCCTGAAAGACAGGATCAGGGATCTGCTGGATCAGGAGAAAGCCAAGAGCATTTCCAATAAAGGACCGGGCGGGCCAACCTGA